The following proteins come from a genomic window of Phacochoerus africanus isolate WHEZ1 chromosome 9, ROS_Pafr_v1, whole genome shotgun sequence:
- the LOC125135687 gene encoding LOW QUALITY PROTEIN: N-acetyllactosaminide beta-1,6-N-acetylglucosaminyl-transferase-like (The sequence of the model RefSeq protein was modified relative to this genomic sequence to represent the inferred CDS: inserted 1 base in 1 codon): protein MAPDHRQPIPGVLGPGPRKQDAMEPSRKTLVQFIFQARSPLLLDSQLRLLAALTTDEAGAEQTMAGMSGRDILAHVPSPHINSQLAPLLCGPDPESLPLGQQLPEGAPKREFRGYRCNQVLTPKGVSLGRGQRKENLGGDTPGTPLRNVTCQQYTTQNHYIMKPLSKEEAKFPLAYVMVIHKDLDTFERLFRAIYMPQNVYCVHVDAKAASAFNDAVGRLLSCFPNAFLASKTESVVYAGISRLQADLNCIKDLAAXSVPWKYAINTCGQDFPLKTNREMVQYLKGLKGKNITPGVLPPPHIIRRTTYVHVEQRYHFFSFLLWTWIKKTPPPHNLTIYFRSAYVALTREFANFVLQDPRATDLLEWSKDTYSPDEHFWVTLNRIPALYPELLSVKNLPFVENLRMQS from the exons ATGGCCCCAGATCACAGGCAGCCGATCCCAGGAGTCCTGGGACCTGGACCTCGGAAGCAGGATGCCATGGAGCCCTCCCGGAAG ACTCTGGTCCAGTTCATCTTTCAAGCCAGGTCACCATTGCTGTTGGACAGCCAGCTGCGGCTCCTGGCAGCTCTGACCACGGATGAGGCTGGGGCTGAACAGACGATGGCAGGCATGTCAG GTCGTGATATCTTAGCCCATGTCCCAAGCCCCCACATTAACAGCCAACTAGCACCCCTCCTGTGTGGCCCAGATCCAGAATCCCTTCCCCTGGGCCAGCAGCTCCCAGAAGG TGCACCCAAAAGAGAATTCCGAGGGTACAGATGTAACCAGGTCCTGACGCCCAAGGGAGTGAGCCTAGGCAGAGGGCAAAG gaaagaaaatcttgGAGGGGATACACCAGGGACTCCGCTGAGAAACGTAACTTGCCAACAATACACGACCCAGAATCACTACATAATGAAACCTTTGTCCAAAGAAGAAGCCAAGTTCCCTCTGGCATATGTCATGGTCATTCACAAAGACCTTGATACATTTGAGAGGCTCTTCAGGGCAATTTACATGCCCCAAAATGTCTACTGTGTCCACGTGGATGCGAAAGCTGCCTCAGCTTTCAACGATGCGGTGGGAAGGCTACTGAGCTGCTTCCCAAATGCCTTTCTGGCTTCCAAGACGGAGTCTGTGGTCTATGCAGGGATTTCCAGGCTCCAGGCGGACCTCAACTGCATCAAGGATCTGGCGG TCAGCGTCCCGTGGAAATACGCCATCAACACCTGCGGGCAGGACTTCCCCCTGAAAACCAACAGGGAGATGGTTCAGTATCTGAAAGGACTTAAAGGGAAAAACATCACCCCGGGGGTGCTGCCCCCTCCTCATATCATCAGAAGGACCACATACGTGCACGTGGAGCAGAGgtaccatttcttttccttcctgctgTGGACTTGGATTAAAAAAACGCCCCCTCCGCACAATCTCACCATTTACTTTCGCTCCGCCTACGTGGCCCTTACAAGAGAATTTGCCAACTTCGTTCTTCAAGACCCGAGGGCCACTGATTTACTGGAGTGGTCGAAGGACACCTACTCTCCTGATGAGCATTTCTGGGTGACCCTTAACAGGATTCCAG CTCTGTATCCTGAGCTTCTGTCAGTCAAGAACTTGCCCTTTGTGGAAAATTTGAGAATGCAGAGTTAG